The Salinispora tropica CNB-440 genome has a window encoding:
- a CDS encoding globin domain-containing protein, which translates to MVLLSQSSAAVVTATLPAVQAHGETITSRFYQRMFKAHPELLNIFNKGHQATGEQPAALAASVVAYAEHLTGGGDDRSWELILSRIAHKHASLGITATQYTIVGRHLLAAVGEVLGEAVTAEVAAAWDEVYWLLACELIAREARLYTQAGVGEAGSVWRDWQVVECIQETADVVSFRLVPADGGPLPTFTPGQYVSVAVDLDGGRRQQIRQYSLSGRPGSTHWQITVKRVRATGDAPEGAVSTFLHEQVTAGDTLRLSPPFGEVNAVGDEGPLLLVSAGIGLTPAMSALHHLATTETGREVVLVHADRSAADHARRHELPDLAEQLPNLSVLLWYEEAAGEAVDGLKAEVTAGRVDPSRIPLPAGAHIHLCGPVPFMYQVRAELLRRGVSKDRIGYDVFGPGMLHD; encoded by the coding sequence GTGGTCTTGCTCTCGCAATCCTCAGCAGCGGTGGTAACGGCGACCCTGCCCGCTGTGCAGGCGCATGGTGAAACGATCACCAGCCGGTTCTACCAGCGAATGTTCAAGGCCCATCCGGAGCTCCTGAACATCTTCAACAAGGGCCACCAGGCCACCGGGGAGCAGCCGGCCGCACTTGCCGCCTCCGTGGTCGCCTACGCCGAGCACCTCACCGGCGGCGGCGACGACCGGTCGTGGGAGCTGATCCTGAGTCGGATCGCCCACAAACACGCCTCGCTCGGCATCACCGCAACCCAGTACACGATCGTCGGCCGGCACCTGCTCGCCGCGGTCGGCGAGGTGCTCGGTGAGGCCGTGACCGCCGAGGTCGCAGCGGCCTGGGACGAGGTGTACTGGCTGCTCGCCTGCGAGCTGATCGCCCGGGAGGCGCGGCTCTACACCCAGGCCGGGGTGGGCGAGGCCGGGTCGGTGTGGCGAGACTGGCAGGTCGTGGAGTGCATCCAGGAAACAGCGGATGTCGTCTCCTTCCGGTTGGTCCCGGCCGACGGTGGCCCACTGCCCACCTTCACGCCAGGGCAGTACGTCTCCGTCGCGGTCGACCTGGACGGTGGACGGAGGCAGCAGATCCGGCAGTACAGCCTCTCCGGCCGACCCGGCTCAACCCACTGGCAGATCACCGTCAAGCGGGTACGCGCCACCGGCGACGCCCCCGAAGGCGCGGTCTCGACCTTCCTGCACGAGCAGGTGACCGCCGGTGACACGCTCCGCCTCAGCCCGCCGTTCGGCGAGGTCAACGCGGTCGGGGACGAGGGCCCGCTGCTGCTGGTCAGCGCCGGAATCGGCCTCACCCCGGCGATGTCGGCCCTGCACCACCTGGCCACGACCGAGACCGGGCGGGAGGTGGTGCTGGTGCACGCTGACCGCAGCGCCGCCGACCACGCCCGCCGTCACGAGCTGCCGGATCTGGCGGAGCAGTTGCCGAACCTGTCGGTGCTGCTGTGGTACGAGGAGGCCGCCGGTGAGGCGGTGGACGGGCTGAAGGCTGAGGTCACCGCCGGCCGCGTGGATCCGAGCCGGATCCCACTACCGGCCGGAGCGCACATCCACCTCTGCGGGCCGGTGCCGTTCATGTACCAGGTCCGCGCCGAGCTTCTCCGCCGAGGCGTGTCAAAGGACCGGATCGGCTACGACGTGTTCGGCCCGGGGATGCTGCACGACTGA
- a CDS encoding YwiC-like family protein: MSTRSPAAPETAGPATARRPVNRQRVLRRYLPPQHGAWAMLLLPYLVGVALVGAGWPQLPLLGAWLAGYLLSYYVFQAVKSRRPRRFLAQIRLYALIAAPLALAVVVVRPAVLWYAPAYAVLLAVNAGYAWRRRERALLNDLASVVQSCLLIFVVATVSGVSPGQVVPAFVALLLYLTGTVCYVKTMIRERGSAAYRRLSIGFHLAALAVATLLDVGLAPIFLVLLIRAWLLPGRALRPALVGVIEIVCSVLVLGTLVLVS, from the coding sequence ATGAGCACCCGGTCGCCGGCGGCACCCGAGACCGCCGGTCCCGCCACCGCCCGCCGGCCAGTCAACCGCCAGCGCGTGCTCCGCCGCTATCTGCCGCCGCAGCACGGGGCCTGGGCGATGCTCCTCCTGCCGTACCTGGTCGGGGTCGCCCTGGTCGGAGCAGGGTGGCCGCAGCTGCCGCTGCTCGGCGCATGGTTGGCCGGCTACCTGCTGTCCTACTACGTCTTCCAGGCCGTGAAGAGTCGTCGACCGCGCCGCTTCCTTGCACAGATCCGGCTCTACGCCCTGATCGCGGCGCCGTTGGCGCTGGCGGTGGTGGTCGTTCGGCCGGCTGTGCTCTGGTACGCCCCGGCCTATGCGGTGCTGCTGGCGGTCAACGCCGGGTACGCCTGGCGCCGGCGCGAGCGGGCTCTGCTCAACGACCTCGCCTCGGTGGTGCAGAGCTGCCTGCTGATCTTTGTTGTGGCCACGGTCTCGGGTGTGTCGCCGGGGCAGGTTGTTCCTGCCTTCGTGGCGCTGCTGCTCTACCTGACCGGCACCGTCTGCTACGTCAAGACCATGATCCGGGAGCGCGGCAGCGCTGCCTACCGGCGTCTGTCCATCGGCTTCCACCTGGCGGCGCTGGCCGTGGCGACCCTGCTCGACGTGGGACTCGCCCCGATCTTCCTGGTGTTGCTGATCCGTGCGTGGCTTCTGCCCGGCCGGGCGCTGCGCCCCGCCCTGGTCGGCGTGATCGAGATCGTCTGCTCGGTCCTGGTACTCGGCACGCTGGTACTGGTCTCCTGA